Below is a genomic region from Prunus persica cultivar Lovell chromosome G3, Prunus_persica_NCBIv2, whole genome shotgun sequence.
GGCTAGAAAtgtgaggaggaggagcggCAGCAGCAGCTGCAGAGTTGGTGACATTTCTTGATGTGGtccttcttgtttttgttttatgtttgtcTTGGTGTTCTTAATTTGCTTTCTTCTTACCAGGAGGtagagtgagtgagtgagtgagtgagcgAGTAAAGCGAACGATGGAGGAGAGAAAGAGCCACAGTGACAAAGATGCTAATAAATGAAGTAATAGACGGAAGTCTCGAGTGAGTGTAATGTTTTTTGCTTTTCACCTCGTGGGACGCTGTCACTCGCGTTGGGGCTCACACCATACCATTagttttgtcattttttaaagagatatttagtgatatacccatttctagcactaatattataaataaaccctacacaattgaatttctataaacaaacccaaaaaaaactcaaaagatgatagctggccttattgaatttaatattgattattaaattactttgatgccctattgagtgttttgggtatttttatgagattttggggttgggcttgttttaagaaattgatggtagttttgtaatttataagaagttaaaagcttttttgttatgttgtaaatgggttttgggtgtgtttctaaagtctatttcatatagggtatttttataatttgggcccccatattgggtataatagtgaattcCCCTTTTTTAAAAGTCCTTTTCACCTatggttttttattatatataaatacgaAAGAAGAGAATCACCGTTATTTTGCTTATTGAATTTAGGAAATAAGATGCAAGGATAAGTattcttaatcacttgagttattttgtgaaaataattgttaCTTGAAGCTCCTAAATTGTCACTATTTAAAGGGATTTGAGAATTAGCAAGAGAATATGGCCCTAAGTTGTCACACCAACGTATGCGATACACAACAAATATTATATTGCAAACCATATAATCCTTTTTACTCActgtgaagaaagaaaaaagtaagaTGTTTGTAGATTAAGTAGTTAACATCATTGATAGGAGAAAAAACTTTAGccgttttctctctctctataagtCTCAAAGGAAAAATTCATAGAGGGGGAGGAGAAAGAAGCATCAATGCTCCTTCTCCCGATCCTGTCTTCtcgactttttcttttgggttagtGAATAAGTTCATTAGGgcgttttgaataaaaaaccCTTTGTGGTGATTTCTTCTGAGTCATGCTCATATTGAAGTTCCCAATCACTCCTTTTAGGCTATGTTCTCAATCACATCATTCTCCCAAAATCCGATCCCTAATACTGCTCATGCTCTCTTTTAGTTCTACATTGTCTTTGACGAATATTGCTACAAATCACCCTATTGTTCTTTAGCAGGGTTGTTGTTTTCGTTTATTTGTTTGCTATTATGTGCATGTTGATCGatggaaattatatttttcctaGATCCATTACGAATGTGGTGGTGGGTGTGGCCATGAAGACGTTTCTTtaggtgatggtggtggtagtAGGGTTCATTTAAGTCATAtttgatcttttttttattgtactGTTCAAGTTTATCTttgatattaaataaataaataagtgatTAACATCGTTTATCCCTACACCTTGGGAattgtttatatttgattgctataaaaaaattagaaatacaaaaaaacGTGTAGGGAGAGGAAAAATGTAGCCAAGAGCTGCTGCCACTTAAGTAGGCTAGAAACCCAAGAGCCAATTTTTGTTCATTCTTTTCCGAAGCCCAAAGTACAATGTTTAACCATTAAGCATACTGGAAGGCTATAATGCGGGGGAAGTTATAAGAGGTTCACTTTATAGCCATCAGATTAATCAAAGGGCTATGGACAGTTGAGATAAAGTTTTACAATCGGGTAGGTGAGGAACATAAACCCGAATTTAATACCCAGCAAGTTTGAAGTTcgtcaaaaaaacaaaaaaaaaaaaagaaaaaaaaaagcaagtttgaagtttgaacaaaaaaaaactcatagcTCTAATAACCGAAACCCATATCTCTGAGAAACCGCTAAGCTCTGAGAAACCCGTAACTTTGAACAAACAATGGTTGAAGGCAACTCCgctctctaaaccctaaaaaagtATTTACTTTGAGTGGAAATGGCAAAGGCTTGGATTCTGAAACCGTGAAAGGGCGAAGCAGTGGAAAGGGAAGGAGCAAAGTCGTATTCGTTGGAAGTGATAGGTTCCATTTGTGGAGCAAACCCACACAGACACCCTGCGATTGTTCAAGAACCAGCATTTGGTAagtaatttatggaatttgagtttaggaTTAGAGTAAcggttttccccaatttgtaccaTCAATGGTGTTGGATTTGGCATTTCTTGTTTGTGCTTCACTTGCATGTTAGTTTTTGCTTGGGTATATGTAAAAAAATTCGAATGAAAATCATGtcaataacatgtcaataatgaAAGGAATAAGATAATGGTGCTGTTGAATTGGAAGAGGCCCTCgaaaccttccacatttgaagcagtaTTGTTTGTACCATATCTGACCCCCCCCCCCACTCGCATCATGACACATGGAAGGTGAACGAGGCTGAAACCAACTTGACGAGCCACGTCGAATGGACAATTGGCATACACCACCGATTCATACATAGTCGTCAAGTCGGTAAGAGCTATCGACCGACTCACCCGTACCAACCTTCGGCACACAATGTCGAACGACCAGTCAGCACATCCAGCCGATTCTGACAGATAACCTTAGAACTCCCACCAGAACTTGTCAAGAAACGTGTTGACTGTTGAAGACACTCCCACGAGTCCCACTTTGAAACTAAGTACTAAGAGCACCCAAAATgttctctataaatagagcctCTTGGCCCAGCCAGGAGGTAAGACGATTTACTTGACTTGTGTTTCCACATTGTCAATAGAATTGCTCTTAGTCACTGACTTTGGCATCGAAGGGTCTTCGGTCGACCACACCGGTATCCTAGGCCTCATCTGCCGTTTTTTCACTCTTCAGGCCGAATCCAGTATCACACCTCGAGGAAAGGCACCACGGTCCGAATGCACCTCGGGTCCAAGCCATCCACATCACCTGTAAGTTAGCCTTATATCTATCTGTTTAGTTTTAGCGTGAACAAGTGCAGAGTGCATATTATCTCTCTGGCgctagaatatatattttacaacCACAATCTTAGCCTTGCAATCGCATCTACTTATCCCCCGCTGTCTTTTTCTCATCCGAGTTTCATCTTTCCTATATGCACCTTGTTTgcaacatacaaattctttcctCAGAATCTCTTCATTACTTTTTCCCCTAAAGCTGGAATGATGTCGAATACCAAAATCAGCCAAGAATGCTTATTTACTATAGAAATCATAAACGAGGTCAAGCAAGTCGAACTCCATCCCAACTGCTGGTGTATCCTCATTTCTTACTTCAGGTATGTAAACCGTCCCATTAGCTATTACACAATCATCACTCTTCTCTAAGGCCTCAGACATtttacccatatatattattgaacTGCTTTTATATTACTGCATAGCAAACATTAGTTCATTAATCAAACATTACTGCATTGCAAACATTAGTGCATAGCAGTGCATTCCAATTATACAAAACATTAGCCAAATTGACAGAAAAGACACAAAGCCTAACTTGTTGGATTCCGATTACACGAAACACAAGCAAAATTTAATAACAGTTACATCATCTATTGTGAAATAATATGGAAAAAAGAACAAGTCAGAACCAACATGTTCaactaagaacacaaatgCAATTCAAACCAGCAACTACAGAACTTCACCCAATATCATCTTCAAATGCTTACTCCTAATGCGCATTAAGCCTAAGTTTAGAATCTTTTACCCAAGCTgttaaatttcataatttcccacaattaccaaaaaataatcaactaaatatattgaatattcataaGGAAATGACACATTATTGATCGCAGAAATGACGAATTTCCCACCTTcaccaaaaacaaaccaaacccaataaaatcaatccaTCAAGAGCGAATTTACCTCTCAAAGTCAGTCAACTTGAGAGATTGTGGTGGACATTAGAGAAGACTCTTTGGTAATGGAGACTCCATCTCCACCACAATCGAGGAACAACTATTGCTGCAGCGTCTAGCTACAAAAAGAGAGATGTTACTTTCCTTTCTTCCGGGATCTTGTCTGCTAAACGAAAAAGAGAGGGGGTTTTCACTTGAGCCATAGGATCAAAACAGGGCAATAGCTAGATAAAAGCCATTAATCGTCATACCAAGGATACCATAGATAACAGGCCTCCCGAGGAGCTGATGACAATGAAGCGACTATAGAGTTTTTGGATCTTTGTAATTGTGGGTTTGCATTAGATTGAAAGAAAGATGACTGAGGTTCTAAGTTTTTTAGAAAGAGGGAAAGATCTTCAACTGAAGTTGGGTTTCCAACGGGTAATGTCAACCCGGTTCTACAATGCACCCTCCTTTAaaaactcaccgttggatttcatcCGATAGCTCTTAGATACCCCACAAAGacaccccttataacttaccATGCACTATAGCCTCTCCCACGGACTGAAAGGTCATATACATCATCGTCAAAGTCCAACTTAGGCtcttgaccccaaaaaaaggtCCAACTTAGGCTTGTCCTAACAAAGCATAAGATAGTTGTTTATTACGTTTTGCTCTCTTCCTTCACTCTCTGCAAAGAAACTATGCTCAATACTCAATAGTTAACACTTTATTCGAAGAATATTTCTCTTCAACTCATAAATGTTAACACTGAGACCATATGAAATTCATAGTTacgaagaaggaaaaagaatggAAAGTAATACAAAAGCTAGTACTACCAAATGCTGGTTGTAAAAGCAAAACAAGGAGATACGAAACACACAAGAAATGGCTAGCTTGCCTTTACACAGTTAAGAGGTCAAAACCAGAACTACCATAATAGAATCTGCAAGGCCACAGAAATGCTACTACTGTTTTTCCCATTTTGAGTCATCCACCAGCAGCTGAAACTGATCACATCTTAAACTAAAAGGTACCGGAAACAAGTTCCTTGTTCTGTGAAAAAAGACCTCTTGACTAACATAGAAAGATTCTACGACAAACCTCAATAGCAGGACACTACAAGGAAAGGTCGACTCTTTTCCCATCCCTGTCTTCACTTGCTATTGTAGAGGTGTCTCTCTCAGCCAAACATCTTTTATACGGTACAAATCCTTTTCTACACTTTCCAGGGCTAGGGCTTGCTCTTAATTCAGAGAAGGCTGAGTTTGCACTTGCCTTAAATTGGAGAACCGAATTTGGCTCTTGTTCTTTACCCTCAGTCTCAATACCTAGACATTTGTCACCGTTTTCCTCATCGTTGACTGATCCAGCATCTGAACCAGTCCAAGACCCTTCCTTCTCAACTTCCTTAGGATCTCCAAGATTACCATCAAAATGTTCTTTTACTGCTTGTGGCTTATGGAATGGAATAAAAGGAAATGGCAATTTTGGACATAAGGTCCACCATGGTACAGGATAAGCAGAACCAGGTTCTACCAGATTTGAGTTCTGATTCTGAAATTGCATAAAATACATGCCTGGATGTACTCCATAGGGAAAATTATCCCAAACATGTTCCACACTCCCAGATGCAGATTCTGTAGCTGTAAAGTTACATGGTGTTGATATCTGCACAGGTTTCTCCTCTTTCACATCAGAAGGCAGTGATTTAGAAGTTCCCAAGGTTGGAGAAGATGGTCTGTGGGAATCCGTGACCAATACAGTTCTTCCAAAGAGTTTAAGGCTTCGTGCGGATACCTCCTCAGATGAAACTCCGCTAGCATCAACATTATCCGTGGGAAATAACTCAAGCTTCTGGACATTTTCACCAAACACAACCAGTAGAGTATCAATATCACATAAAAGGCTCATAATAAATTGGACAGATATGCAAAAGGATAAGCATATACCATTGATAATTGCACGTTAGGAAGTGAACCATTTTCTGCTACAGCTGGTGATGTAGATCCACTTTCCTCCAGTGATGGGTTGGGGGGTTCAGACTGATTTAAGTCCACACCATGGACATCAGCAGCAGATGAAACAGGTGATAAACTACGACTGGGTGTATTTGAATCAGCAGAACCCAGTGTATCTGAGCCAATCACTGATAATACTGATGTTGGAGACTGGTTTTCTGGCTCCGAAACTGATAAATTTGGAGATGCAGACCTTGTTGGCCGCTCTACAATAAAGGTCTCTTTATTAACAGGGTGTACAAGTTTTCGGGGATAAGGACGCATTGGCTTCCGTTTTGGTCGAGGAGGAGGGATGTCAATGGGCTCTTCCGAGATTTCATTGCTGCCATTCGAGTCACGAGCAACCTACGACAAAGACAAACTTGAGGAGTCAGAGAGCAACATTAAGCAGGAAAGCAGCAACCCTTCAAGTATGGTTTGCATGCCTTGAGCCAATAAAGTTTAACTTACATTAATATATGGGATTATAGATACTATGAGAGGGAATGGGGGGTACTGGTATAAGAGCAGTAAACCTTAGAAAAGAACTTTTGAGCATGACTTCGAATCTGAACTGCAGTCTTGGTGCCAACATGCTCTGTCATTCAGACAGAATATTTTCAATGGACCGCAGATAGATGATAAGATtgttaagtaatatcttaatGCATCTCCACCCAGCTTTCACAGCTGAGATACTCAACTCTAATCTCAACTAATTAATATATTGCCAGTGATACTTTTAATGCAAATATACCTTCTATCTTTCGCCAGGCTCGACCATACAGCTTTAAAGCTTCAAGGAATTTCTTATGCTCTTCCTCTGtccatctctctctttgttttgtgATTGTGTATGGTTTTCTCGCCTATTAAAACCAAGATAAGGCAAGTGAGTGAATGTTGAACAACAATTAATCATAATCttaatgaaaactaaaatagaaaaatggaaaaataaaaataaaaattgaaaaaccttGGGAGCAGAGTCATTTCCATTAGAGAATTGATCCTTCAACTGGAGCCCAGAGGCACTAAATGAAAACCCATTGTTTGC
It encodes:
- the LOC18782484 gene encoding protein REVEILLE 1 isoform X1; protein product: MVGGLMLSPDMAAAQDQYDGSRSESVLSANNGFSFSASGLQLKDQFSNGNDSAPKARKPYTITKQRERWTEEEHKKFLEALKLYGRAWRKIEEHVGTKTAVQIRSHAQKFFSKVARDSNGSNEISEEPIDIPPPRPKRKPMRPYPRKLVHPVNKETFIVERPTRSASPNLSVSEPENQSPTSVLSVIGSDTLGSADSNTPSRSLSPVSSAADVHGVDLNQSEPPNPSLEESGSTSPAVAENGSLPNVQLSMKLELFPTDNVDASGVSSEEVSARSLKLFGRTVLVTDSHRPSSPTLGTSKSLPSDVKEEKPVQISTPCNFTATESASGSVEHVWDNFPYGVHPGMYFMQFQNQNSNLVEPGSAYPVPWWTLCPKLPFPFIPFHKPQAVKEHFDGNLGDPKEVEKEGSWTGSDAGSVNDEENGDKCLGIETEGKEQEPNSVLQFKASANSAFSELRASPSPGKCRKGFVPYKRCLAERDTSTIASEDRDGKRVDLSL
- the LOC18782484 gene encoding protein REVEILLE 1 isoform X2, producing MDQYDGSRSESVLSANNGFSFSASGLQLKDQFSNGNDSAPKARKPYTITKQRERWTEEEHKKFLEALKLYGRAWRKIEEHVGTKTAVQIRSHAQKFFSKVARDSNGSNEISEEPIDIPPPRPKRKPMRPYPRKLVHPVNKETFIVERPTRSASPNLSVSEPENQSPTSVLSVIGSDTLGSADSNTPSRSLSPVSSAADVHGVDLNQSEPPNPSLEESGSTSPAVAENGSLPNVQLSMKLELFPTDNVDASGVSSEEVSARSLKLFGRTVLVTDSHRPSSPTLGTSKSLPSDVKEEKPVQISTPCNFTATESASGSVEHVWDNFPYGVHPGMYFMQFQNQNSNLVEPGSAYPVPWWTLCPKLPFPFIPFHKPQAVKEHFDGNLGDPKEVEKEGSWTGSDAGSVNDEENGDKCLGIETEGKEQEPNSVLQFKASANSAFSELRASPSPGKCRKGFVPYKRCLAERDTSTIASEDRDGKRVDLSL